A single genomic interval of Anopheles marshallii chromosome 2, idAnoMarsDA_429_01, whole genome shotgun sequence harbors:
- the LOC128707415 gene encoding thioredoxin domain-containing protein 15, whose protein sequence is MVVLNSRIVFISVLLLVSNVGAFRFKSLDFYVQLWNGEFFSASPFGGGSSVEKTDEKVESTKPDITVQGQSLQSTLYDYLTYRDKVMCSLAHTNEPEDGTNPDGSRKSPLRVKCSPVEGNGTLYIITSLKDMVKGLPHYGNSTKRNEVGSCFLMLFYTKTCIHSAMVAPHFNALARHFPDLVVTAIDAYNFHFLNGEFGIVGLPTIMLFHQGRPLVKYNGTEITLTSLAKFVTRHTGIEPRLANQKSSTTVLHYISDDFKGPLSNKVEYRTDYWLYVAWAFIIVCTCYYFSKSTLYAQIIEMIKRNWRESAAQHS, encoded by the exons ATGGTGGTTTTAAACAGCAGAATTGTCTTTATTTCCG TGCTTCTACTGGTCAGCAATGTGGGCGCCTTTCGGTTCAAGAGTTTAGATTTCTATGTGCAGCTTTGGAATGGTGAATTTTTCTCAGCGAGCCCATTTGGTGGGGGCAGCAGTGTGGAAAAGACGGACGAGAAAGTGGAAAGCACCAAGCCAGACATTACGGTCCAGGGTCAATCGTTGCAAAGCACACTGTACGATTACCTCACGTACCGGGACAAGGTGATGTGCTCTCTGGCGCACACAAACGAACCGGAGGATGGTACAAATCCGGACGGGAGTCGCAAATCTCCGTTGCGCGTCAAATGCAGCCCAGTGGAAGGAAACGGAACACTGTACATCATCACCTCGCTAAAGGACATGGTGAAAGGGCTACCCCACTATGGCAATTCGACCAAACGGAACGAGGTGGGCAGCTGTTTCTTGATGCTGTTTTACACGAAAACCTGCATCCACAGTGCGATGGTGGCACCGCATTTTAATGCGCTAGCGCGCCACTTTCCTGATCTCGTGGTGACCGCGATTGATGCGTACAATTTTCACTTCCTGAACGGTGAGTTTGGTATCGTTGGGCTGCCGACGATTATGCTGTTCCATCAGGGTCGTCCCTTGGTGAAGTACAACGGTACGGAAATCACGCTCACCTCGCTGGCCAAGTTTGTGACACGCCACACGGGCATCGAACCACGGCTGGCGAATCAAAAGAGCAGCACCACGGTTTTGCATTACATATCGGATGATTTCAAAGGTCCGCTGTCGAACAAGGTGGAATACCGCACGGATTACTGGCTGTACGTGGCGTGGGCTTTCATCATTGTTTGCACGTGCTACTACTTCTCAAAATCTACGCTGTACGCACAGATTATTGAGATGATCAAACGAAATTGGCGAGAATCGGCTGCTCAGCACAGTTAG
- the LOC128708420 gene encoding uncharacterized protein LOC128708420 has product MDIKAKILQRLSHATRGFAGNIAYGIKLWKSPSFYYMSKYDITFNYFLDNVEQFFDELETHDEAQFNEHWQIVNNFLLLPCPSNALPATVIKRLEEILRKLTEKATGRREQLLESCLIVAFDVKYKNFYKFDFFAYGAVLRIALEYYKQCLKEPKSKEEEEKVVDRIFDDIKIYLKSFSDQHKWKKTFDSVVSPLSEMVLLLEKHGINRRMELLDFFQQVYFTNENVTTFNRTKEGQSQQAFMGSFDPTHYPLHVIALLIEGFLRAYRDLKLEILLFLKHYLQNVFVTEAHSIVKDGHQKFAITKYVFTLLKRYFIMVDQQLMVDFNFIEILTTKLKEQLDICSTSEPMMRDLLDLICTINEYNPLILEHSIVDILLKVMFMRKDPATLHAFQRTLVSTVNMFMKLNKSENLCDELFMKLGDHLEEHDLDETIRELRKKHTGKRKVDDGSSNTPSKKKKLAGGFAQPVEIVSKSTNVFWNVLLSGREVFHETGRMQHRAQFHNFWPGLTFAWPDADGQLGEVMKEFTKQLLTKRSLSYWKKFMLTLNDLMELPEQTVSTVFQMELALCWMCYFFAGNTLIEHSNLFWPRLVACIEEFDQILGTIGRKILTGEGEEVTTLYGAFLNVVYYYGNYRLMVLYYRPDSIEESNYGKLRVYLNDSEWHMLEQRVPEQDLPLLNRVLLQKLQLFYFAEQKQPTEADQEEDTSNHEERQRIIGKILNDETGENVRPVLLDRSTNVWFMGLLDKKQQRIVMQRLLDRAYCPLEEIKYILQEVSSNHDLLEVYLLTAYKKIAELLSHSDKSAILSDLSFKGLLEQDEADVAPKLKQLLEQNVTNVTEEKIDLKSSAVSDLEHLLDILDDIRLDSFAQGKKSILVAVHLLLLANLNAYSTEKLAERFKNQLIRFILLGTTANMSKFVTIETLFRLFGLSPVVIILLQQLLEQLTEEKNDELKCILSSFSNENDVHFELLLLIYNLERRINYRDRKSTIPLEERKAFLDNIVTAVDGYLLQKDAKKLRKKDITGFNHALKGCLTSIRHKAERQEELSEQLHEHLLAYIKQAMKVFTYNSDMLLTRCLIHKEYLKLDAVLTGDIEQKCWETFLSLMQEQMAIKEDQEHGMALDEENPAVSKTDEQMRRIETIITALVGHLSEEQYVEKLNLLNRVDFAGSKDSSASLKITMAVFNILSRKGLTSTVTKETCKVFVRSFAAVVARDVMGLCVLNQHQRDQDLVETILECFATIIANRKLALFPALLDYVLQFLSAINICKQASVEQGEERAFFRLHRLMGNVLYWLLQARPSYVAARLPSYMHAYEGLLGALICYKGDVGLAKSLNSFEILTISDLLLPLQRIVNIACKKLQKQLYVLAPYVLGKILHTIVQCKRATTEHNRIANSVYNVCFSLMAIYDSHASAYLLRTMDESCRILFTTLTKRYERRNGHIGYKARCKSS; this is encoded by the exons ATGGATATAAAAGCAA AAATCCTTCAGCGCCTATCTCACGCTACGCGTGGTTTCGCCGGCAACATCGCCTATGGAATCAAGCTATGGAAATCGCCCAGCTTCTACTACATGTCGAAATACGACATTACGTTTAACTATTTCCTCGACAATGTGGAACAGTTTTTCGACGAGCTGGAAACCCATGATGAGGCACAGTTTAACGAACATTGGCAGATCGTCAACAACTTCCTCCTGTTACCGTGCCCTTCCAATGCACTTCCTGCCACGGTGATAAAACGCTTGGAAGAAATACTACGGAAGTTGACGGAGAAAGCCACAGGTAGAAGGGAACAACTTCTGGAAAGTTGTCTAATCGTAGCCTTCGATGTGAAATACAAAAACTTTTACAAGTTTGATTTCTTTGCGTATGGTGCTGTACTACGGATTGCGCTGGAATACTATAAGCAGTGCCTGAAAGAGCCCAAATCCaaagaggaggaagaaaaggTCGTTGATCGAATTTTTGATGATATTAAAATCTACCTCAAATCATTCTCGGACCAGcacaaatggaagaaaacattCGACAGCGTCGTGTCACCATTGTCCGAGATGGTTCTGCTGTTGGAAAAGCATGGCATCAATCGTCGTATGGAACTGTTGGACTTCTTTCAACAAGTGTACTTTACCAATGAAAACGTCACTACTTTCAACCGCACTAAGGAAGGCCAAAGCCAACAGGCATTTATGGGCAGCTTTGATCCGACCCATTATCCACTCCACGTAATTGCGCTGTTGATAGAAGGATTTCTTCGTGCGTATCGTGATTTGAAGCTGGAAATTTTGCTGTTCTTAAAGCATTACCTGCAGAATGTGTTTGTGACTGAAGCCCATTCCATCGTTAAGGATGGCCATCAAAAGTTTGCCATTACGAAGTACGTGTTTACGCTGCTGAAGCGTTATTTCATCATGGTCGATCAGCAGCTGATGGTGGACTTTAACTTCATCGAGATTCTGACCACGAAGTTGAAGGAGCAGCTCGACATTTGTTCCACTTCCGAACCGATGATGCGCGATTTGCTCGACCTTATCTGCACGATCAACGAATACAACCCGCTCATTCTCGAGCACAGCATCGTGGATATCCTGCTGAAGGTTATGTTTATGCGCAAAGATCCGGCGACACTGCACGCCTTCCAGCGGACACTCGTGTCGACCGTAAACATGTTTATGAAGCtaaacaaaagtgaaaacctTTGCGACGAACTGTTTATGAAGCTTGGTGATCATCTGGAGGAGCATGATTTAGATGAGACGATTCGAGAATTGCGTAAGAAGCATACCGGTAAAAGAAAGGTTGACGATGGCTCTTCTAACACTccttcgaaaaaaaagaaacttgcTGGCGGATTTGCACAGCCTGTGGAAATAGTATCGAAAAGCACGAATGTGTTTTGGAATGTGTTGCTTTCCGGACGTGAAGTGTTTCATGAAACTGGACGGATGCAACATCGTGCCCAGTTCCATAACTTTTGGCCAGGATTAACCTTTGCCTGGCCCGATGCTGATGGCCAGCTGGGTGAAGTAATGAAGGAGTTCACAAAGCAACTGCTGACGAAGCGCAGCCTTTCATACTGGAAGAAGTTCATGCTAACGCTAAACGACCTAATGGAACTGCCGGAACAGACGGTGAGCACTGTCTTCCAGATGGAATTGGCCCTGTGTTGGATGTGTTACTTCTTCGCCGGAAATACGCTGATTGAACATTCGAATCTGTTTTGGCCAAGGCTTGTCGCGTGCATTGAAGAGTTTGATCAGATATTGGGCACCATTGGGCGTAAAATACTGACAGGAGAGGGAGAGGAAGTTACGACGTTGTACGGCGCGTTCTTAAACGTGGTTTACTATTACGGAAACTATCGACTGATGGTGCTTTACTATCGGCCAGATTCGATAGAGGAAAGCAACTATGGAAAGTTGCGGGTCTACTTGAATGATTCGGAGTGGCATATGCTCGAGCAACGTGTTCCAGAACAGGACCTTCCCTTGCTGAATAGAGTGCTATTACAGAAACtacaattgttttactttgcgGAGCAAAAGCAACCTACAGAAGCGGACCAAGAGGAGGACACTTCCAATCACGAGGAAAGACAGCGAATAATTGGGAAAATTCTGAATGATGAAACTGGCGAAAATGTGCGTCCGGTTCTACTTGATCGTTCGACCAATGTTTGGTTTATGGGACTGCTGGACAAAAAGCAGCAAAGAATCGTTATGCAGCGTTTGCTTGATCGTGCCTATTGTCCGCTTGAAGAAATTAAGTACATTCTACAGGAAGTATCTTCCAATCACGATCTGCTGGAGGTTTACTTGTTGACAGCTTACAAGAAAATAGCTGAACTGTTATCGCACTCGGACAAGTCTGCCATACTTTCCGATTTATCCTTCAAAGGTCTGCTCGAACAGGATGAAGCAGATGTTGCGCCCAAACTAAAGCAATTGCTCGAACAGAATGTCACCAATGTAACGGAAGAGAAGATCGACCTCAAATCATCGGCTGTAAGCGATTTGGAGCATCTGTTAGATATCCTGGACGATATACGGCTAGATTCATTCGCACAGGGGAAAAAATCGATTCTCGTAGCTGtccatttgttgctgctggctAATCTAAATGCTTACAGCACGGAAAAGCTTGCGGAACGCTTTAAAAATCAACTCATAA GATTCATTCTGCTCGGTACAACGGCAAACATGTCCAAGTTTGTCACTATTGAAACCCTTTTCCGACTGTTCGGTCTATCGCCGGTTGTGATAATCTTGCTGCAACAGTTGCTAGAACAACttacggaagaaaaaaatgatgagCTTAAATGCATTTTATCAAGTTTTTCGAATGAAAACGATGTACACTTCGAGCTGTTGCTTCTTATATACAATCTGGAGCGAAGA ATTAATTATCGTGATCGGAAATCCACAATTCCATTAGAGGAGCGGAAAGCTTTTCTGGACAACATTGTAACAGCCGTGGATGGTTATTTACTGCAGAAGGATGCTAAAAAGCTGCGTAAAAAGGACATTACAGGGTTCAACCATGCATTAAAAGGATGCTTAACTAGCATACGACATAAAGCGGAACGCCAGGAGGAGCTTAGCGAGCAGTTGCATGAACATTTGCTGGCGTACATAAAACAAGCG ATGAAGGTATTTACCTACAACTCCGATATGCTGTTAACGCGTTGCCTCATCCACAAGGAGTACCTTAAGCTCGACGCTGTATTGACGGGTGACATCGAGCAAAAGTGCTGGGAAACATTCCTCTCGCTGATGCAAGAACAGATGGCAATCAAGGAGGATCAAGAGCATGGCATGGCGCTGGACGAGGAAAATCCTGCTGTCAGTAAAACCGACGAACAAATGAGACGCATCGAAACGATCATAACCGCCCTCGTCGGCCATCTTTCGGAGGAACAATACGTGGAGAAGCTAAACCTGCTGAACAGGGTAGACTTCGCCGGCAGCAAGGATTCGTCGGCATCGCTCAAAATCACCATGGCCGTGTTTAACATCCTCTCCCGAAAGGGTCTAACCAGCACGGTCACGAAAGAAACGTGCAAAGTGTTTGTGCGTTCGTTTGCGGCCGTTGTTGCGCGGGATGTGATGGGATTATGCGTGCTGAACCAGCACCAGCGCGATCAGGATCTGGTCGAGACGATTCTGGAGTGTTTTGCGACCATCATCGCGAACCGCAAGCTCGCACTATTTCCTGCACTGCTGGACTATGTGTTGCAGTTTCTGAGTGCGATCAACATCTGTAAGCAGGCTTCCGTGGAGCAGGGCGAGGAGAGAGCCTTCTTTCGGTTGCATCGTTTGATGGGCAATGTGTTGTACTGGCTGCTGCAAGCACGCCCCAGTTACGTAGCTGCTCGGCTGCCCAGTTACATGCACGCCTACGAAGGATTACTGGGAGCGCTCATCTGCTATAAAGGCGATGTAGGTTTGGCAAAAAGTTTGAATAGCTTCGAAATACTTACCATATCCGATCTGCTGCTACCGTTGCAAAG GATCGTCAATATAGCGTGCAAAAAGCTGCAGAAACAGCTTTACGTCCTAGCACCGTACGTACTGGGAAAAATTTTGCACACGATCGTACAGTGCAAGCGAGCCACCACGGAGCACAACCGGATCGCCAACAGCGTGTACAACGTTTGCTTCAGCCTGATGGCCATCTACGATTCGCATGCATCGGCTTACCTGCTTCGCACGATGGACGAAAGCTGTCGTATACTGTTTACGACCTTAACGAAACGGTACGAAAGACGCAACGGGCATATCGGCTACAAGGCAAGATGTAAGTCGTCTTAA
- the LOC128719227 gene encoding zinc finger protein Gfi-1, producing the protein MNFSPFGTHFPGAIPGIHQFASSGLVTSVPTTSHDSTNRYHSINSNVNMAHFNQSHAPILGKFHRDSQESGGNAAGGGAGSNKYNGHSAGSGNASIPTTTTSGGAGQYTNPYSQHSHVAEHKQRNMYHQSSVGNSSTGGSNGQSAQELSQDISALLQQADSKRVLQNPSWQSLTPGASVADYLSHLPGSALPLSLHHFLKYSAENIKKEAQNPLTSLDMSQAQSQAHGTGGHGSNNGAGMILPASQTIASILGHPGQPSQQQQQHGQPQAGLGGHQSGGGVQAAAATSSTGGTANAAAASVADATTDKKKRKKKKKPPKERKPRPKPGEIQVRTALDGSLLFLCPECQMAYPERELLEQHLIGHNLERRFICDICNAALKRKDHLTRHKQSHNPERPFACTICLKAFKRKEQLTLHFVIHSGEKRHVCQECGKGFYRKDHLRKHTRSHIARRLKAELSQQQGGNGTEAGASPSTSRAGQNQAQITAAAQQQQQQQSAQQQSPMQQPQLTTSNQQLQAPQYHALTQAPGQSQMMS; encoded by the exons ATGAATTTTTCACCGTTCGGGACACACTTTCCCGGTGCGATACCGGGAATCCATCAGTTCGCCAGCTCGGGACTGGTAACGAGCGTACCGACGACTTCACACGACTCCACCAATCGATACCATTCCATCAATTCGAACGTCAACATGGCCCACTTCAACCAAAGCCATGCTCCAATTCTGGGCAAGTTCCATCGGGACAGTCAGGAGTCGGGCGGAAATGCGGCCGGTGGCGGTGCGGGCTCCAACAAATACAACGGTCATTCGGCGGGTTCGGGCAATGCATCCATCCCGACGACAACGACCAGCGGTGGGGCGGGCCAGTACACTAACCCCTACAGTCAGCATTCGCACGTGGCGGAACACAAACAGCGCAACATGTACCATCAGTCGTCCGTCGGCAATAGTTCAACCGGAGGCAGTAACGGCCAGAGTGCCCAGGAGCTTAGTCAGGACATCAGCGCGCTGCTGCAGCAGGCGGACAGCAAGCGTGTACTGCAAAACCCGAGCTGGCAATCGTTAACACCGGGCGCATCGGTCGCCGACTATCTGTCCCATCTGCCGGGCAGTGCACTACCTCTCTCGCTGCACCATTTCCTGAAATACTCGGCCGAGAACATCAAGAAGGAGGCCCAGAATCCGCTCACCAGTCTCGATATGTCACAGGCACAGTCACAGGCGCACGGCACTGGCGGACATGGGAGCAATAATGGTGCGGGAATGATTCTGCCTGCATCGCAGACCATCGCGAGCATTCTTGGCCATCCGGGTCAGCcgtcccagcagcagcaacagcacggCCAACCACAAGCGGGTCTTGGTGGGCACCAGTCGGGCGGGGGTGTTCAAGCAGCAGCGGCTACCTCGTCCACCGGTGGTACCGCAAATGCTGCTGCCGCATCCGTAGCCGACGCGACCACCGATAAGaagaagcggaagaagaagaagaaaccacCGAAGGAGCGTAAACCCCGCCCCAAGCCGGGTGAAATCCAGGTGCGGACGGCCCTGGACGGTAGTCTGCTGTTCCTGTGTCCCGAGTGTCAGATGGCGTACCCGGAGCGGGAACTGCTCGAGCAGCATTTGATCGGCCACAATCTGGAGCGTCGATTCATCTGCGACATTTGCAATGCGGCACTGAAGCGGAAGGACCATCTAACGCGCCACAAGCAAAGCCACAACCCGGAACGTCCGTTCGCGTGCACCATTTGTCTGAAAGCGTTCAAGCGCAAGGAGCAACTGACGCTTCACTTTGTCATCCATTCCGGCGAGAAGCGACACGTATGTCAGGAGTGTGGAAAGG GTTTCTATCGAAAAGACCACCTAAGAAAGCATACCCGATCGCACATCGCCCGACGATTGAAAGCGGAGCTGAGCCAACAGCAGGGTGGTAATGGAACGGAAGCGGGTGCCTCTCCCAGTACCTCTCGAGCCGGACAGAACCAAGCACAAATCACGGCTGCcgcccaacagcagcagcagcaacaatcggCACAACAGCAATCCCCCATGCAACAACCTCAGCTGACCACCTCAAACCAACAGTTACAGGCACCGCAGTATCACGCCCTCACGCAAGCACCAGGCCAGTCACAGATGATGTCATAA